From a single Loigolactobacillus coryniformis subsp. coryniformis KCTC 3167 = DSM 20001 genomic region:
- a CDS encoding TMEM175 family protein, giving the protein MKLSRLQAFSDGVFAILITILVLDFKVPNYQTGHLLTAVLQQWPVLAAYILSFMYIGILWLFHHDLFSVFAQIDRNVNLLNLLMLFAITLINYPTALLSHTLMQHERADLQVAFISYAAIALFISLTFLLLYSYLSQHPELKSKRVSPELFATISYDPLRSMVIYFLSIVATFFSVELGALLLVGGIIFHFYAYLHLSRRIII; this is encoded by the coding sequence ATGAAGTTAAGTCGCTTACAAGCTTTTAGCGACGGGGTTTTCGCGATTTTGATCACGATCTTAGTTTTAGATTTTAAGGTGCCCAATTATCAAACGGGGCATTTACTGACGGCGGTGCTACAGCAATGGCCAGTGCTAGCGGCTTATATTTTATCATTTATGTATATCGGGATCTTATGGCTATTTCATCACGACCTATTCAGTGTTTTCGCGCAGATCGACCGTAACGTGAATTTGCTGAATTTATTGATGTTGTTTGCCATTACGTTGATCAATTACCCAACGGCACTGTTATCACATACGTTGATGCAACATGAACGCGCTGATCTACAGGTGGCATTTATTAGTTACGCCGCTATTGCACTATTTATTTCGTTGACTTTTTTGTTACTATACAGTTATTTATCGCAGCATCCGGAACTAAAATCTAAGCGCGTTAGTCCTGAATTATTTGCGACGATCAGTTATGATCCGTTACGCAGTATGGTCATTTATTTTTTGTCGATCGTAGCCACATTCTTCTCAGTTGAGTTAGGTGCATTATTGCTAGTCGGTGGGATTATTTTTCACTTTTATGCGTATTTGCATTTAAGTCGCCGAATTATTATTTAA
- a CDS encoding phosphatase PAP2 family protein — MNLRLKKRPPALLVVLIILMILALLAHFQAAPLTFIDQALTTPLQAIVTPTKTFLMRLISVIAKPAMAVLYAVVLSGALWYFQRRAAAIWVLVSFGIGGVISWLLKFIVARPRPTSHVLLPENGYSFPSGHVFSAVMILSLVYFIFARPLPRLWQRLASLIAIGLWLGLVVASRVYLGAHYPSDTIAALLLGYLWLHIALWLHRHYYAWLQVHLAHTLPEMRHANRNK, encoded by the coding sequence GTGAATCTACGATTAAAAAAGCGGCCACCAGCCTTGTTGGTCGTTTTAATAATTTTAATGATATTAGCGCTGCTAGCACATTTTCAAGCGGCACCGCTGACCTTTATTGATCAAGCCTTGACCACACCGCTTCAAGCAATCGTAACGCCAACTAAAACTTTTCTCATGCGTTTGATCAGCGTGATCGCTAAACCGGCAATGGCGGTTCTATACGCAGTGGTATTAAGCGGCGCGCTCTGGTATTTCCAGCGGCGCGCCGCCGCAATTTGGGTTTTAGTCAGTTTCGGTATTGGGGGCGTCATTTCTTGGCTACTTAAATTTATCGTTGCCCGACCGCGGCCAACGTCCCATGTCCTACTGCCGGAAAACGGTTATAGTTTCCCCAGCGGTCATGTATTTAGCGCCGTTATGATCTTAAGCTTGGTGTATTTTATTTTTGCCCGACCATTACCCCGATTATGGCAACGTTTAGCTAGCTTGATTGCTATCGGCTTGTGGCTAGGACTCGTCGTCGCTTCACGCGTTTACTTAGGTGCCCATTATCCGAGTGACACGATCGCTGCGCTATTACTTGGCTACTTATGGCTACACATTGCACTTTGGTTACATCGCCATTATTACGCGTGGCTACAGGTACATTTGGCGCATACCCTACCAGAAATGCGCCACGCTAATCGGAATAAGTAA
- a CDS encoding protein-export chaperone SecB: MSQEEETKAVVALIKANRDQAQVGIDTLINKNAVAILYPYVRALVSGITNASNEYPALILPTINVSQILGDSTDLETSD; the protein is encoded by the coding sequence ATGTCCCAAGAGGAAGAGACCAAAGCGGTCGTTGCTTTAATCAAAGCAAACCGCGACCAAGCACAAGTAGGCATTGACACCTTGATCAATAAAAACGCCGTTGCAATCCTTTATCCCTATGTTCGGGCCTTAGTATCAGGGATAACTAATGCGTCTAATGAATATCCAGCATTAATTTTACCAACTATCAATGTTTCACAGATACTAGGTGACAGTACCGACTTAGAAACTTCTGACTAA
- a CDS encoding PRD domain-containing protein yields MKIKKILNNNAFITHTDDHQELIVIGKAVAYGKHVNEEVDESKIYKTFAPVSRGDRKLILDMINDIPIQFFQIAKRIVDKAQADDQIDLTDSVYIALTDHIASAVDRAKEHLFLTNQFIWEIRSFYPKEFSIGLWALQLIEQQCGVPLPEDEAGFMAIHIISGELGNRLDDFQAVVNFIKKLTSIVTYQLAIDIDRESLDYNRFVTHLKFFWQYMMYNNEKQSIGDLSNDMLAIIKGKKVAAYECALKIKTFIHQTYNYDLSNEDLLYMTIHIARITENTGRQHDEV; encoded by the coding sequence ATGAAAATCAAAAAGATCCTGAACAATAATGCATTTATCACGCACACTGATGATCACCAAGAACTTATCGTTATTGGCAAGGCCGTGGCTTACGGTAAACACGTCAATGAGGAGGTTGATGAAAGTAAGATTTATAAAACGTTTGCTCCGGTTAGCCGTGGGGACCGAAAACTAATTTTAGATATGATCAACGATATCCCAATCCAGTTTTTCCAAATTGCCAAACGCATCGTTGATAAGGCCCAAGCAGATGATCAGATCGACCTGACCGACAGCGTCTACATCGCCTTAACGGACCACATTGCGTCCGCTGTCGACCGAGCCAAGGAACACTTATTTTTAACCAACCAATTTATTTGGGAGATTCGCAGCTTTTATCCCAAAGAATTTTCGATTGGTCTCTGGGCATTACAGCTGATCGAACAACAGTGCGGGGTACCACTACCAGAAGACGAGGCGGGGTTCATGGCAATTCATATTATTAGCGGGGAACTCGGGAACCGGTTAGATGACTTTCAAGCTGTCGTCAACTTTATTAAGAAACTCACCAGCATCGTCACGTACCAACTGGCAATAGATATTGATCGGGAATCACTCGATTATAACCGGTTTGTCACGCACTTAAAATTTTTCTGGCAATACATGATGTACAACAATGAAAAACAATCCATTGGTGACCTCAGTAACGACATGCTTGCAATTATTAAAGGTAAAAAGGTCGCCGCGTACGAATGCGCGTTAAAGATTAAAACGTTTATTCACCAAACTTATAATTATGATCTTAGCAATGAGGACCTACTCTACATGACGATTCACATTGCACGGATCACCGAAAATACGGGGAGGCAACATGATGAAGTATGA
- a CDS encoding LysM peptidoglycan-binding domain-containing protein, producing the protein MLMFTTAGAAGLFLVGAQQAQAATVTAQSGDTVSELADKYGVSIDSIEKANDIDATTHLIFAGQNYEIPDGTDTTTTQAATTQQTAAQSAQATQAAQAQQQASAAQAQQAAQTQQAASATTSTTSTSTGSSSEEAAKAWIANKESGGSYTATNGQYYGKYQLSSSYLNGDYSAANQEAVANNYVTSRYGSWVNAQSFWQSNGWY; encoded by the coding sequence ATGTTAATGTTCACCACAGCCGGTGCCGCAGGTTTATTCCTAGTCGGTGCACAACAAGCACAGGCCGCAACTGTAACAGCACAATCTGGTGATACAGTTTCCGAGCTTGCTGATAAATACGGTGTTTCTATTGATAGCATTGAAAAAGCTAACGATATTGACGCTACTACTCATTTGATCTTTGCTGGTCAGAATTACGAAATTCCTGACGGCACAGATACAACAACTACACAGGCTGCGACTACACAACAAACTGCAGCACAATCTGCTCAAGCTACACAAGCAGCTCAAGCACAACAACAAGCTAGTGCAGCTCAAGCACAACAAGCCGCACAAACACAACAAGCTGCTTCAGCTACAACTAGTACAACTTCAACTTCTACTGGTTCAAGTTCAGAAGAAGCTGCTAAGGCTTGGATCGCTAACAAAGAATCTGGCGGTTCATATACAGCAACAAATGGCCAATACTATGGTAAGTATCAATTAAGTTCTTCATACTTAAATGGTGATTACTCAGCTGCCAACCAGGAAGCAGTTGCTAACAACTACGTAACTTCACGTTACGGTTCATGGGTTAATGCTCAATCTTTCTGGCAATCAAACGGTTGGTACTAA
- a CDS encoding glycoside hydrolase family 1 protein, with translation MDYFKTAPNFMWGVATAANQVEGGWDEDGKGMSIADCMRYRPKIDTNDYQAVNQMDSHEIELALTDHSTKGWAKRHGVDFYHRYREDIKLLAATGINTYRFSISWARIFPNGDDAQPNQAGLDYYLAVVQELKKYNITPIVTLSHYEMPLNLVLNYDAWFDPQVIGYFNKFAQTVIDYLHDDVKYWIPINEIDSIIRHPFSSAGLVADRFQGQNFEAVIYQAMHHQFLAAAKVVQYCHQRYADLQVGSMITRTMVYPYNSDPQNVLAATETMRDVYAFSDIQVRGRYPQYLLTTLKRKGIPLTISAEDRALLQQNTADFVAFSYYSSICTAADPTGLKVTKANRTAGVYNRYLPESEWGWQIDPVGLRLSLIDLYDRYQKPLFIVENGLGATDTLTADHHVHDQYRIDYLRQHIQQLLISMAEDGIELMGYCMWGPTDMISASSNQMSKRYGLVYVDLDDAGNGTYSRYRKDSYYWYQQLLSYGHQIPVEFLATPVPAVSE, from the coding sequence ATGGATTATTTCAAGACGGCACCGAATTTTATGTGGGGAGTTGCCACTGCCGCGAATCAAGTGGAAGGTGGTTGGGATGAAGACGGAAAAGGAATGTCAATTGCTGACTGCATGCGCTATCGACCAAAAATAGATACAAATGATTATCAAGCTGTTAATCAAATGGACAGCCATGAAATTGAACTTGCATTGACTGATCATTCAACAAAAGGTTGGGCAAAGCGGCATGGCGTTGATTTTTATCATCGTTACCGGGAGGATATTAAATTATTAGCAGCAACGGGTATCAACACGTACCGCTTCTCAATCAGTTGGGCCCGAATTTTTCCCAACGGGGATGACGCCCAGCCAAATCAAGCCGGTCTTGACTACTACTTAGCGGTCGTCCAAGAACTTAAAAAGTACAACATTACGCCGATCGTGACGTTGTCTCATTATGAAATGCCCCTAAACCTCGTCTTAAACTACGACGCCTGGTTCGATCCACAAGTCATCGGCTACTTTAACAAGTTTGCCCAAACGGTGATCGATTACTTGCACGATGATGTGAAGTACTGGATTCCAATCAACGAGATCGATAGCATTATTCGCCACCCATTTTCATCTGCCGGGCTAGTTGCCGATCGATTTCAGGGCCAGAACTTTGAAGCAGTGATTTATCAAGCAATGCACCACCAATTCTTAGCCGCCGCCAAAGTCGTTCAATACTGTCACCAACGTTACGCGGATTTGCAAGTGGGGTCCATGATTACACGAACCATGGTTTATCCGTATAATAGTGATCCACAAAACGTCCTGGCCGCGACTGAAACGATGCGTGACGTCTACGCCTTTAGTGATATTCAGGTTCGGGGGCGCTACCCCCAGTACTTACTGACGACACTTAAGCGGAAGGGGATCCCGTTAACGATTTCCGCCGAAGACCGCGCGTTGTTACAACAAAACACGGCAGACTTCGTTGCGTTTAGTTACTACTCGTCGATCTGCACGGCAGCCGATCCAACTGGTCTCAAAGTGACCAAGGCGAACCGGACGGCCGGGGTTTACAACCGCTACCTTCCAGAAAGTGAATGGGGCTGGCAGATCGACCCCGTTGGGTTACGGTTATCCCTGATCGACTTGTACGACCGGTACCAGAAACCACTCTTCATCGTCGAAAATGGGTTGGGGGCCACGGACACTTTAACGGCGGACCATCACGTTCACGACCAGTACCGGATCGACTATTTACGCCAACACATTCAGCAGCTATTGATCTCCATGGCCGAGGACGGCATCGAGCTAATGGGCTACTGCATGTGGGGCCCCACCGATATGATCTCGGCATCGTCCAACCAAATGTCCAAACGGTACGGGCTCGTCTACGTCGACTTAGACGATGCGGGCAACGGGACTTATAGCCGTTACCGTAAAGACAGCTACTACTGGTATCAGCAACTACTGAGTTATGGCCATCAAATTCCCGTTGAATTTCTGGCCACCCCGGTTCCAGCGGTTTCTGAATAG
- a CDS encoding IS30 family transposase: MQEQNTTVREKGHHLTSFERGRIATLHSQGYSNRAIARVIGVCHQTISNELRRGEIDQVKKVNGQRQYHREYSPEAAQAKYEANRMSCHRPLKLAGVADFIHYFTAHLHQDGWSPDAAVGRAKLEGLYQPEEMVSTKTLYHYIDAQLLEVRNLDLLEKNRRRTKHHHSPKHKRLAGRSIEERPKSIDQRQEFGHFELDTVVGKRNGQESVILTLIERQSRCQILRLIDGRDADSVNYELAKICQEYGHIMKSVTADNGAEFAAAGTVLDGVADLYYAHPYRSSERGTNEAHNRMIRRDVPKGLSMDTLGPSDIQAVEAKLNNLPRRQSGYQTPKELFSAAAG, encoded by the coding sequence ATGCAAGAACAGAATACCACAGTCCGAGAAAAAGGTCACCACCTAACTTCATTTGAGCGCGGCAGAATCGCCACGCTACACAGCCAAGGATACTCTAACCGCGCAATTGCTAGAGTTATCGGCGTTTGTCATCAAACAATCAGTAATGAGCTACGCCGTGGTGAGATCGACCAAGTTAAAAAAGTGAACGGTCAACGGCAATATCACCGCGAGTACTCGCCAGAAGCGGCACAGGCCAAATACGAAGCTAACCGAATGTCCTGTCATCGACCTTTGAAACTCGCTGGTGTCGCTGACTTTATCCACTACTTTACGGCCCATTTGCACCAAGACGGTTGGTCGCCTGATGCCGCGGTGGGCCGTGCTAAACTTGAAGGCTTATATCAACCTGAGGAGATGGTTTCGACCAAGACGTTATACCACTATATCGATGCGCAACTACTTGAAGTCCGTAATCTTGATCTGCTCGAAAAAAACCGGCGCCGCACCAAACACCACCATTCACCCAAGCATAAGCGTCTGGCCGGACGAAGTATCGAAGAGCGACCTAAAAGTATTGATCAGCGCCAAGAGTTCGGTCACTTTGAGTTGGATACCGTAGTCGGTAAACGTAATGGCCAAGAAAGTGTCATTCTAACGCTGATCGAGCGCCAATCTCGCTGTCAGATCCTGCGTTTGATTGATGGCCGTGACGCCGATTCAGTCAACTACGAACTGGCTAAGATCTGCCAAGAATATGGACACATCATGAAGTCCGTTACCGCTGACAACGGGGCAGAATTCGCAGCGGCGGGGACGGTGCTTGACGGGGTTGCCGACCTTTATTATGCCCACCCTTACCGCTCTTCAGAACGAGGCACAAATGAGGCGCATAATCGAATGATCCGTCGTGATGTGCCTAAGGGCCTGTCCATGGATACTTTGGGCCCTAGTGATATCCAAGCAGTGGAAGCCAAGCTAAACAACTTACCACGCCGGCAGTCAGGTTACCAAACCCCAAAAGAGCTTTTCTCCGCTGCCGCTGGCTAA
- the pepF gene encoding oligoendopeptidase F, which yields MSTKTLPTREQVPTELTWDLTTVYPSDTDWENAFKEITTLGQDAAKLKGTLGDSARDLSDGLDQIFDLYRKLEKLYVYASLKHNQDNDNPTYQGMDQRAGALVAQVSAQVSFLEPEILAIPADELKNYIDSSTNLQVYQHYLEQVTATRKHVLSAEAEELLAGASDVFDASAATFNVLNDVDLPFPTVKDAQGNDVELSQGVYGTLIESTNRDVRKQAFQQLYKVYRQFRNTLASTLSSHIKMHNYQARVHHYDSARQAALSANHIPESVYDTLVAEVEKNLPLLHRYVALRKKILEVDQLHMYDMYTPLTGEPSLSYTYDEAKAEVLKATKVLGREYTSIVQEAFDTRWIDVVENKGKTSGAYSSGMYDTNPYILLNWQNNLNNLYTLVHEMGHSVHSHYTHHNQPYVYGDYAIFVAEIASTTNENLLTDYLLKQQTDPRTRAYILNYYLDGFKGTIFRQTQFAEFEHFIHTEDAKGVPLTAEHLSDYYSKLNQKYYGPAVENDPEIALEWSRIPHFYFNYYVYQYATGFAAATTLADKIINGERADRNAYIDYLKSGSSAYPIAIMQKAGVDMTQPAYLEQAFKVFEQRLNELETLLKNLD from the coding sequence ATGTCAACGAAAACATTACCTACGCGTGAGCAGGTGCCCACAGAACTAACTTGGGATCTGACCACGGTTTACCCCAGTGATACAGATTGGGAGAACGCTTTTAAAGAAATCACAACGCTGGGGCAGGATGCCGCTAAACTTAAAGGTACCCTTGGCGATAGCGCACGCGATCTAAGCGACGGTTTGGATCAGATTTTTGATCTTTATCGTAAACTAGAAAAATTATACGTTTATGCTAGTTTGAAACATAACCAAGATAACGATAACCCCACTTATCAAGGTATGGATCAACGAGCTGGTGCATTAGTAGCACAAGTATCTGCTCAGGTTTCCTTTTTAGAACCAGAAATTTTAGCGATTCCGGCTGATGAACTGAAAAATTATATTGATAGCAGCACTAATTTGCAGGTTTACCAACATTACTTAGAACAAGTTACGGCAACGCGTAAACATGTGCTTTCCGCTGAAGCCGAAGAATTATTGGCTGGTGCTAGCGATGTTTTTGATGCTTCTGCCGCAACGTTTAATGTCTTGAACGATGTTGACCTACCATTTCCAACCGTTAAAGATGCTCAGGGCAATGATGTTGAATTGTCACAAGGTGTTTATGGAACTTTGATCGAATCAACCAATCGTGACGTACGTAAGCAGGCGTTCCAACAACTCTATAAAGTTTACCGCCAGTTCCGTAATACACTGGCTTCAACTTTGTCCTCACACATTAAGATGCACAACTACCAAGCGCGAGTTCATCACTATGATTCTGCCCGCCAAGCCGCCCTTTCTGCCAATCATATTCCCGAAAGCGTTTATGATACGCTAGTCGCTGAGGTCGAAAAAAATCTACCGTTACTACATCGCTATGTGGCTTTGCGCAAAAAGATCCTTGAGGTCGATCAACTCCACATGTACGATATGTATACGCCTTTGACTGGTGAACCTAGCCTATCTTACACTTACGACGAAGCTAAAGCTGAAGTATTGAAGGCCACCAAAGTGCTGGGTCGTGAATACACCAGTATCGTACAAGAAGCTTTTGATACCCGGTGGATCGATGTCGTTGAGAATAAAGGCAAAACAAGTGGTGCCTATTCATCCGGCATGTACGACACTAATCCCTACATTTTATTAAACTGGCAGAATAATTTAAACAATCTGTACACGTTAGTTCATGAAATGGGGCATTCAGTCCACAGCCATTATACGCACCATAATCAGCCATACGTGTATGGTGACTACGCTATTTTTGTCGCCGAGATTGCTTCAACAACCAACGAAAATTTGTTAACTGATTACCTATTAAAGCAACAAACTGATCCACGGACGCGGGCCTACATTCTGAATTATTATTTAGATGGCTTCAAAGGCACAATTTTCCGGCAAACCCAATTCGCTGAATTTGAGCACTTCATTCATACCGAAGATGCTAAGGGCGTACCGTTGACTGCAGAACATTTATCTGATTACTACAGTAAATTGAACCAGAAGTATTACGGTCCAGCGGTCGAAAATGATCCCGAGATCGCTTTGGAGTGGTCACGGATCCCTCATTTCTACTTCAATTACTACGTTTATCAGTACGCAACTGGTTTCGCGGCCGCCACAACGCTAGCCGATAAAATCATTAATGGTGAGCGCGCTGACCGCAATGCCTACATTGATTATTTGAAGTCTGGCAGTTCTGCTTACCCAATCGCAATCATGCAAAAGGCTGGCGTTGATATGACACAGCCAGCTTACTTGGAACAAGCATTTAAAGTCTTTGAGCAACGTTTAAACGAATTAGAAACACTATTAAAAAATTTAGACTAG
- a CDS encoding PTS beta-glucoside transporter subunit IIBCA: MKYEAMNQAIIKGVGGPGNVKSVVHCATRLRFVLNDESKADDDAVKNIPGILQLVKKAGQYQLVIGNNVEDVYNELADMLDLDNQATTADSGKDNRNLFDKVIGTITGSIAPVIPLLAGAGMGKVLLLILTLTGALSDKSQTYQMLNLIFDTGYFFMPAFIGFSAAKIFKTNQYLGAFMGLVTVNPNWTALVAAAKPVSFIGIPVQLVSYSSTLITAILAVWIMSYIEKFVKKITPGMIKVFAEPMLIMLITAPLTFIVLGPIANLISMGIAAVSMFLYEHAGFIAIPLLAAAYPWLVSIGIHKALSPISIQLVATQGFDPIIRVVALCSNMSQAAASLAVGLKTKNKQLRALALSSTVTAYLGGITEPAMFGVNLKLKKPMYGAMIGGAIAGLFAGFMKMKAFIYVTPGLLSLPMWVSKTENFVVLAIATIVIASIATFVATWLIGFDDPVSDETTKKEQAEADKVVTTKHTINSPVVGETRKLSEVNDETFASGVMGNGIAVIPSEGLVVAPADGIASAVFDTSHAIGIHLDNDADLLIHVGIDTVELHGKYFETLVKKGERFHEGQPLLKFDLEKIKAAGYDPTVMIIVLNTKDFLEVLPVPESNQSVKVGNNLLMLA; encoded by the coding sequence ATGAAGTATGAAGCAATGAATCAAGCCATTATTAAGGGCGTCGGGGGACCGGGCAACGTCAAATCGGTCGTGCACTGTGCGACCCGCTTACGCTTTGTTTTGAATGATGAAAGCAAGGCGGACGATGATGCCGTCAAAAATATTCCAGGAATCCTACAACTCGTCAAAAAAGCTGGTCAATACCAATTAGTGATCGGCAATAACGTTGAAGATGTCTATAACGAGCTCGCTGATATGCTCGACTTAGATAACCAGGCCACGACCGCCGATTCGGGGAAAGACAATCGCAACTTATTTGATAAAGTGATCGGGACCATTACCGGTTCGATCGCCCCTGTAATTCCGCTCTTAGCTGGTGCCGGGATGGGGAAGGTGCTCCTTCTTATCTTAACGCTTACCGGGGCACTCTCCGACAAGAGCCAAACGTATCAAATGCTAAATTTGATTTTTGATACCGGCTACTTCTTCATGCCCGCGTTTATCGGGTTTTCCGCCGCCAAAATTTTTAAAACTAACCAATACTTAGGAGCCTTCATGGGCCTGGTTACGGTCAATCCGAACTGGACGGCCTTAGTTGCGGCTGCCAAACCCGTTAGTTTTATCGGGATTCCAGTTCAGCTGGTCTCTTATTCGTCAACCTTGATCACGGCGATCTTAGCCGTTTGGATCATGTCGTATATTGAAAAATTTGTTAAAAAGATTACGCCAGGAATGATTAAAGTGTTTGCTGAGCCAATGCTAATCATGTTAATCACAGCGCCTTTAACATTTATCGTTCTTGGACCGATTGCCAACTTGATTTCTATGGGAATTGCCGCTGTAAGTATGTTCTTGTATGAACATGCTGGTTTCATTGCCATTCCATTGTTAGCAGCAGCTTATCCATGGTTGGTCTCGATTGGTATTCACAAGGCATTGAGCCCAATCAGTATTCAACTAGTTGCAACGCAAGGATTCGATCCAATCATCCGAGTGGTCGCACTTTGCTCGAACATGTCCCAAGCTGCAGCTTCATTAGCAGTTGGATTAAAAACTAAAAATAAGCAATTACGCGCTTTAGCACTTTCTTCGACAGTTACGGCTTATTTAGGTGGTATTACTGAGCCTGCAATGTTTGGTGTTAACTTGAAGTTAAAGAAGCCGATGTATGGTGCGATGATTGGTGGTGCCATTGCTGGATTATTTGCTGGATTTATGAAAATGAAGGCTTTTATTTATGTTACCCCCGGATTGTTAAGTCTACCGATGTGGGTCTCGAAGACGGAAAATTTTGTTGTGTTAGCCATTGCCACCATTGTTATTGCAAGTATCGCAACCTTTGTTGCCACTTGGCTCATTGGATTTGATGATCCAGTGAGTGATGAGACGACAAAAAAAGAACAAGCTGAGGCTGATAAAGTCGTAACGACTAAACACACAATCAACAGTCCAGTTGTCGGTGAAACACGGAAATTAAGTGAAGTGAACGACGAGACATTTGCGAGTGGTGTTATGGGAAACGGTATCGCGGTGATTCCGAGTGAAGGCCTGGTCGTTGCACCGGCCGATGGTATTGCATCCGCAGTATTTGACACTAGCCATGCAATTGGAATTCATTTGGATAATGATGCTGATTTGTTGATTCATGTCGGGATTGATACGGTTGAATTGCACGGCAAGTATTTTGAAACCTTAGTCAAGAAAGGTGAACGCTTTCATGAAGGACAGCCACTGTTGAAGTTTGATTTGGAGAAAATCAAGGCTGCCGGGTATGATCCTACCGTGATGATTATTGTATTAAATACAAAGGATTTCTTAGAAGTCTTGCCCGTACCGGAATCGAATCAATCTGTAAAAGTTGGTAATAACTTGTTAATGCTGGCATAG